A part of Microbulbifer sp. MI-G genomic DNA contains:
- a CDS encoding 2OG-Fe(II) oxygenase produces the protein MSQLAIDRLHAAEVQSAPFPHFYLEQSLPPDEATTLIRSFPSLHKGGSFNIEDVKTSEPLRRFVEQFDSAEVRQILGEKFQLDLTDKPMMATLRGYSRAKDGRIHTDSKSKLITVLVYLNETWPAPTGRLRILRSGDDMEDYANELLPGPGALVAFKVTNNCWHGYRSFKGKRQSIQINFLTGDRAKSKHQFFHGISARIKSLFR, from the coding sequence ATGTCCCAACTTGCTATTGACCGGCTGCATGCCGCTGAGGTGCAATCCGCTCCATTCCCGCACTTTTATCTGGAGCAGTCCCTGCCCCCGGATGAGGCCACCACCCTGATTCGAAGTTTTCCTTCACTGCACAAGGGCGGCAGCTTCAATATTGAGGATGTCAAGACCAGCGAACCGCTGCGCCGCTTTGTGGAGCAGTTCGACAGCGCGGAGGTACGACAAATTCTCGGGGAGAAGTTTCAACTGGACCTCACCGACAAACCGATGATGGCCACCCTGCGCGGTTATTCCCGGGCCAAGGATGGGCGTATCCACACCGATTCCAAAAGCAAACTGATCACCGTGCTGGTCTACCTGAATGAAACCTGGCCGGCACCCACCGGGCGGCTGCGTATCCTGCGCAGTGGTGACGACATGGAAGACTATGCCAATGAATTACTGCCCGGCCCCGGTGCACTGGTCGCTTTTAAGGTGACCAATAATTGCTGGCACGGCTACCGCAGCTTCAAAGGCAAACGGCAATCGATCCAGATCAATTTTCTCACCGGCGACCGGGCGAAAAGCAAGCACCAGTTTTTTCACGGTATCAGTGCCCGCATAAAATCGCTTTTCCGGTAA